The following coding sequences lie in one Panicum virgatum strain AP13 chromosome 6N, P.virgatum_v5, whole genome shotgun sequence genomic window:
- the LOC120679244 gene encoding cytochrome B5-like protein — protein MEVIIIISLVILLALGALFVIPKSQNKGKSKGTDSGDGTASKSYTKEEISKHNTRKDCWIIVKDKVYDVTPYVEEHPGGDAILNNAGGDSTEGFFGPQHGTRVFDIIEDFCIGQLKAS, from the exons ATGGAGGTTATTATCATCATCTCACTTGTCATTCTTTTGGCACTAGGAGCTCTCTTTGTGATCCCGAAGTCCCAAAACAAAG GTAAATCAAAGGGAACTGATTCAGGAGATGGAACG GCATCTAAGAGTTATACAAAGGAAGAGATCTCTAAACATAACACAAGGAAGGATTGTTGGATCATCGTCAAAGACAAG GTCTATGATGTCACTCCTTATGTGGAGGAACATCCAGGTGGAGATGCCATTCTAAATAATGCTGGTGGTGATTCCACAGAAGGCTTTTTTGG ACCCCAGCACGGCACTAGAGTCTTCGATATTATTGAGGATTTCTGTATCGGACAGTTGAAGGCTTCATGA
- the LOC120679243 gene encoding transcription factor WRKY19-like — MAEGGESGGRARLVSELVRVQDLVHRLELQLRAPADAASVDLCRQLIHQIVALTDRSIGMARCSPDLAAAAQQLQQQPLSGAPSPLSDSGSDQHQPFLRASNKKRKATARWTSQQVRVSAAGAGAEGPADDGHSWRKYGQKDILGAKHPRAYYRCTHRNSQNCPATKQVQRTDDDPNLFDVVYHGDHTCRPSAAPTTRRAPHNPHAQAALQGLAARLTVTTDAAIAAAAIAAAAALPPMTPDTCPARGASSPWSLASPVGSDSNGCAQGVSPCPMPGYADWGSHGDLQEVVSACAAVSDLQGLPALDSDLMPLECFVFDQSFDMGGAMPSLFYP, encoded by the coding sequence ATGGCGGAGGGCGGGgagagcggcgggcgggcgcgccTGGTCTCGGAGCTGGTCCGCGTGCAGGACCTGGTGCACCGGCTGGAGCTGCAGCTGCGCGCGCCCGCGGACGCCGCGTCCGTCGACCTCTGCCGCCAACTCATCCACCAGATCGTCGCGCTCACCGACCGCTCCATCGGGATGGCCCGCTGCTccccggacctcgccgccgccgcccagcagctgcagcagcaaccGCTGTCCGGCGCGCCCAGCCCCCTGAGCGACTCCGGGTCCGACCAGCACCAGCCGTTCCTCCGGGCCAGCAACAAGAAGCGCAAGGCCACGGCGCGCTGGACCAGCCAGCAGGTGCGCGTcagcgcggccggcgccggcgccgagggcCCCGCCGACGACGGACACAGCTGGCGCAAGTACGGCCAGAAGGACATCCTCGGCGCCAAGCACCCGCGGGCCTACTACCGCTGCACCCACCGCAACTCGCAGAACTGCCCGGCCACCAAGCAGGTGCAGCGCACCGACGACGACCCCAACCTCTTCGACGTCGTCTACCACGGCGATCACACCTGCCGGCCCTCCGCCGCGCCCACCACCAGGAGGGCGCCGCACAACCCGCACGCGCAGGCCGCGCTGCagggcctcgccgcccgcctcaCGGTGACCACGGACGccgcgatcgccgccgccgcgatcgccgccgccgcggcgctcccGCCGATGACACCCGACACCTGCCCGGCGCGGGGCGCGTCGTCGCCGTGGTCGCTGGCCTCGCCCGTCGGCTCCGACTCCAACGGCTGCGCGCAGGGCGTGTCGCCGTGCCCCATGCCCGGGTACGCGGACTGGGGCTCCCACGGCGACCTCCAGGAGGTGGTCTCGGCGTGCGCCGCCGTGTCCGACCTACAGGGCCTGCCGGCGCTGGACAGCGACCTCATGCCGCTCGAGTGCTTCGTGTTCGATCAGAGCTTCGACATGGGCGGCGCAATGCCGAGCCTCTTCTATCCATGA